One region of Chryseobacterium sp. C-71 genomic DNA includes:
- a CDS encoding YpdA family putative bacillithiol disulfide reductase translates to MEIVDILIIGAGPIGLNCALEAKKNNLSYLIIEKGTIVNSLYKYPLYMRFFSTAEKLEIAEIPFISAAPKPGRQDALEYYQGIARQKNLNINLYEKVLNVFKKEEIFEIETSKSKYLAKNVIISTGFYDIPNLMNIPGEHLEKVKHYYTEPYPYAKQKIVVVGSSNSSVDAALETYRKGAEVTMIIRHSEISKNVKYWVKPDIENRIAEGKITAHFNSELVEIKENSVIFKDENGEIQEIENDFVLAMTGYLPDFDFLKNSGIDLQGECLNPVYDSKTMETNIPNLYLAGVVCGGKDTHLWFIENSRIHAEMIVENILFNQK, encoded by the coding sequence ATGGAAATTGTAGATATTCTGATTATCGGAGCCGGACCCATCGGTTTAAATTGCGCCTTGGAAGCCAAGAAAAACAACCTCAGTTATTTGATTATAGAAAAAGGAACCATTGTCAATTCGTTGTACAAATATCCTTTGTATATGAGATTTTTCTCGACTGCCGAAAAATTGGAAATCGCTGAAATTCCTTTTATCTCGGCAGCTCCGAAACCGGGAAGACAGGATGCTTTAGAATATTATCAAGGAATTGCGAGACAGAAAAATCTGAATATCAATTTGTATGAAAAGGTTTTAAATGTCTTTAAAAAAGAAGAAATATTTGAAATTGAAACTTCAAAATCAAAATATCTGGCAAAAAACGTCATCATTTCTACTGGTTTCTACGACATCCCAAATTTGATGAATATTCCCGGAGAACATTTAGAAAAAGTAAAACATTATTACACAGAACCTTATCCTTACGCTAAACAAAAAATCGTAGTCGTTGGCTCAAGTAATTCTTCTGTTGATGCTGCTTTAGAAACATATAGAAAAGGTGCTGAAGTGACGATGATTATCCGTCATTCTGAGATTTCTAAGAACGTAAAATATTGGGTAAAACCTGATATTGAAAACAGAATTGCTGAAGGAAAAATTACCGCACATTTTAATTCTGAATTAGTAGAAATTAAAGAAAATTCTGTGATTTTTAAAGATGAAAATGGCGAAATTCAGGAAATTGAAAATGATTTTGTGCTTGCAATGACCGGTTATCTTCCAGATTTTGATTTTCTGAAAAATTCAGGAATTGATCTTCAGGGAGAATGTTTAAATCCTGTTTATGATTCTAAAACGATGGAAACCAATATTCCAAACTTGTATTTGGCAGGCGTGGTTTGCGGCGGAAAAGACACGCATCTTTGGTTTATTGAAAACTCCAGGATTCATGCGGAGATGATTGTAGAAAACATTCTTTTTAATCAGAAATAA